From a region of the Lactuca sativa cultivar Salinas chromosome 4, Lsat_Salinas_v11, whole genome shotgun sequence genome:
- the LOC128133418 gene encoding uncharacterized protein LOC128133418 encodes MVSDGEVVAFLLLVFYWLRSNRHRLIRIHRIRENDSSGYAYTQDLMYGDPTQCFDMMRLTQEAFALLCNHFTEKNWLQDSRTISIEERMAIFLHVIGHNERFHAVKGRFHHSTQTIHQCFHEVLTAMMCFAKEIIVPTTPNPTRHNSERHRRLKNIFSGVIGALDGTLVHAIVPVDQQTRYRGRGKGEYKYYLCDVAYTNTRGFMDPYCNTRYWLTDFRRGRHLTREERFNYAHAQLRNVIERAYGVLKARFPILKQMAPYPFTVQRDIVIACVAVHNFIRKYNIEDELFRNFEEDTMVTPDVQGGGIDRENIQGIEWGLEVVEYMRALRDQIANRLLSPTLH; translated from the exons ATGGTTTCTGATGGTGAAGTTGTAGCTTTTCTTCTACTTGTGTTTTATTGGTTGAGGTCAAACCGACACAGACTAATCAGAATTCATAGAATTAGAGAAAATGATTCAAGCGGGTATGCGTATACGCAAGATTTGATGTACGGAGACCCTACACAATGTTTCGATATGATGCGTCTTACACAAGAGGCATTTGCACTATTATGCAACCATTTTACCGAAAAAAATTGGTTGCAAGATAGTAGGACAATAAGCATTGAAGAGAGGATGGCTATCTTCTTACATGTTATAGGACATAATGAACGTTTTCACGCGGTTAAGGGAAGATTTCATCACTCCACACAAacgattcatcaatgttttcatgAGGTCCTAACAGCAATGATGTgttttgcaaaagaaattatagtaccaaCAACTCCTAATCCAACAAGACATAACTCAGAACGGCATAGAcggttaaaaaatattttttccggAGTAATAGGTGCATTAGATGGAACTCTTGTACATGCGATTGTACCCGTTGATCAACAAACTCGTTATAGAGGAAGAGGAAAAGGagaat ataaatattacctttgtgatgTCGCATATACAAACACTCGTGGGTTTATGGATCCATACTGCAATACTAGGTATTGGTTAACCGATTTTCGAAGAGGCAGACATTTAACAAGAGAAGAAAGGTTCAATTATGCtcatgcacaacttagaaatGTTATTGAGCGTGCGTACGGGGTATTGAAGGCGAGATTCCCAATCTTAAAACAAATGGCTCCTTATCCTTTTACAGTGCAAAGAGACATAGTCATTGCTTGTGTTgcggtccataattttataaggaaatacaatATAGAAGATGAATTGTTTAGAAATTTTGAGGAGGACACTATGGTTACTCCTGACGTCCAAGGTGGGGGAattgatagagaaaacatacaagGCATAGAATGGGGTCTAGAAGTCGTTGAATATATGCGTGCTTTGCGTGATCAGATTGCAAATCGACTACTTTCACCTACTTTACATTaa
- the LOC128133419 gene encoding L10-interacting MYB domain-containing protein-like — MLVWNESEDKTFLDACIHEINTNGREGSGLKASSWKTVREKLINEHGKEVDQKQMRNHFDYYKSKYVAWVKLKNKTGNIYDPIKNKFNLTDEQWKEEGKLNKYVLSLKSRPLLFPDLCTQLFEGSTSTDFQSWGPSSTLPRPVKEFSAQDFDEDVPMETSSQHVGASEESSGRSKNTEVSGNKRVGGKKRDARALEVEEEIVKLARSLVEKNERIEKSEMDKDVDACMEKLNKME, encoded by the exons ATGTTGGTTTGGAACGAAAGTGAGGACAAAACTTTTCTTGATGCATGTATCCATGAAATAAACACTAATGGTCGTGAGGGTTCTGGGCTTAAGGCTAGTTCATGGAAGACAGTACGCGAAAAACTGATAAACGAACATGGTAAAGAGGTTGATCAAAAGCAAATGAGAAACCACTTTGACTACTACAAATCAAAGTATGTTGCTTGGGTGAAACTGAAAAACAAAACCGGCAATATATATGAtcctataaaaaataaatttaatctgACCGATGAACAATGGAAGGAAGAGGGGAAG TTGAACAAGTACGTGTTGTCATTGAAAAGTAGACCCCTGTTGTTTCCAGATCTTTGCACCCAACTATTTGAAGGGTCGACCTCAACCGACTTTCAAAGTTGGGGGCCATCTTCTACACTCCCTCGTCCTGTAAAAGAGTTTAGTGCCCAGGATTTTGATGAAGATGTTCCAATGGAAACCTCATCACAACATGTAGGTGCAAGTGAAGAATCTTCGGGGCGTTCAAAAAATACAGAAGTTAGTGGAAACAAAAGAGTTGGTGGGAAAAAAAGAGATGCAAGGGCATTAGAAGTTGAAGAGGAGATTGTCAAGCTTGCAAGGTCGTTAGtggaaaaaaatgaaagaattgaAAAAAGTGAAATGGATAAGGATGTTGATGCGTGTATGGAGAAATTGAACAAAATGGAATag